TAAGACCAGGAAAGCGCTGATCCCTCTCAGCAGAGACCACAAGGACGTTGGCACAGCCCTTTCACAGTCCATCAGAGCTTAAAAGATGGGTAGTGACAAAGGCTGTTAACTCGTTAGGTGGTTTCGTGTGTCCTGTTAGAATAAGACTTgaaatatctaattttatatatttttattgcagaaATCTAAGAATTGGATTCAATAGCTTGTGTGGTTTCGCATCAGTGAATCATTTGCACTACCATCTGTTTATTGAGAAGCAAAATCTTCCCGTGGAAAATGAGGTAAATATTAACAAGtcctattataaaattatatgtagtttTCCACgtgatattcataaaaaaagtatcaaaatcggttcagctcTTAGGGTTACTTTCAACCGGGTTACAGGTTCTAGCAGCTTCCAACAGGGTTACTTCAATAAATGACCGTAATCAGCGAAACCGCACCGTACGGACAAAGTCGTTTTATGTTTTGTTCTATGTGAATGGTATTCGACTATTAAGGTCAAGTAATTTGAATTATGTGAGGACTTAACATGGGCTTATTATGTTCTCAATGTATTATTAACACCTTTCTTTTATCTTGCTAACTATTTACGTGGTTATTATGATAGAAGTATCCGGCATATACCCTAGTCACACGTAGACTAGTGGTACTCCATCTTttgtctatattaatattaaaccatagacaatttagtactttttataatcatttgatATATTCCTATCACTTTATAATGACAACATGGACTGATCgataaaatatgatatgatgGATAAAACATCttctaattaaatgttttttttttttcagaaatgtataaaaataaaaggacCACTGTTCAAGTTTGACGACAGCTACCCGGTAACAGCATTTTGCTTCGAAGTATATCATGGTTGTGAAAatattgatgaaatatttatattgttgaaTCATTTGCTTCGAAAATCTATTGCGCACAATATTATGATCACAAGAGGGGATCCAATTGAAGCTAGCTGTGACGTGATCAGGGTGGTTGTATGGCCGAGAAAGAGTAGCTTGGGGGCTAAACTGCTGCTGGCGTTCAATGTTGCTGTTTGCGAATTAAGTGGCTGGTTTCCTATCTATAGTAAGTATAGTTCTAGGAGGCCATAATGATGTGCCAACTTAAGTATATGCTTGTAGTTATACTGACTCAACCACgtttccagtttgaaaggtggttgagccagtataactacagacgcaagggacataacatcttagttcttaggcttggtggcacattggcgatgtaaggaatggttaatatttctcacagcgccaatgtctttgaATGGTGATTACTATTTACCTTTGGGTGGCCAATCTggcagtctgcctacctattttaaaaaaaagatataacaattgaagatgaataaataaatagcttaatGGCAAAGGGATAATCGGGAGATTTTGTTTTGtgatgtgtatgtatgtactcCGTTTCACCTTATAGTTTTCCTCTGGAGGAGTGGATAACTTGATGCCATATCCAAGGTCCTTTTCGAAAGAAATAGCAATAGCTTTTGTcccagttttatttatttgtgtttgtatattaagtgaaataaatactaatttaagtGTTCAAATTCAGATACGGAAGACTTCAAAAATCTCCAAGAAGAAAATTTAGAAAACGAATTGAGAAAGTGGAGGATTGATAATTTTGATGAATTATGCGAGGAATTAAAattgttgtattaattattcatatatcgTTCTAATCATTAAATAAGAGTGGTTGTACGGAAAGTATTACACGAAATAAACAATCATTTACGAATAATTCACTTTTATTGGACAGTCCTTAAAAACcccctttattattttaatcatacaaTTCATTATTCCCCAAAATCTTAGGGAGTAAGcttgctttataatattttgcttatttgctgacaaaattaacaactttataaaacaaaactacaaATAATAAGCATTTGAATTTTATCGGGTCCGTTTTTGGttagaatttaatttcaaatatccgACTATAACTCTCTATAGATACTTAATCTACGGACTTTTGCTTCAAGTTTCTTCAATTCTTTCTAAAATTCTTCAATTCTACCTTGCCGCATACACCTCGTAAGAATGACACTAATCTTTGCACAGAGACTTACGGTGATCTATAATATAGTCATAAACGGTACTCGTCACATCCGGAAATAAATGGCAACAACTTTGCCACCCTACTTCCGTTCCCAGTTAGACTTCCCATTCCCGCTCCCATTTAAAATCACCACCATTGTAAATAGATTATATCTAGCTATGCAAATGCACTTATTTGCATAAGTATAGATAATTTTTCCAAGTACCTATTACAATAGACGAAAGTGACCAGAGAGAACAttcattcttcaaaccggaattaCTTCTAAGTGTTGCTGttatatatagccgagatggcccagtggtaagaatgcgtgaatcttaaccgatgatcgtgggttcaaacccgggcaagcacctctgaattttcatgtgcttaatttgtgattataattcatctcgtgctttacggtgaaggaaaacatcgtgaggaaacctgcatgtgtctaatttcactgaaattctgccacatgtgaattctaccaacccgcattggagcagcgtggtggaataagctccaaaccttttcctcaaaaagaggagaggaggcctttagcccagcagtgggacattcacaggctgttacggttacggttacggttgctgtttagcggtagattaTTTAAGGAGAGGGAACCCtaatctacccagacgggctagcacaaagccgtaccacctaATAAGTTTCTTAAATGTTGAAATTTCGCAATGTCTTTGGTGCATTAACGTGTTCATTGACGTTGTTTTGTAATTAAGCTGTAAAAAATGCTATAGAGTGCTAACATGTTCACATTGATTAACCGTCTCGGTTATATACAGCTTGCAGTGGATAGCTTGCAGTGGCGAAACTACAATAGGGCAAGGTTATTCTGTGCATCAGCGCCAAGAGACCAGGGGCAAcatattgtaatgaaatatttaaaaattaaaatatttccatatgagcaatatctattttttatacattttaaattcacatcattttgttttacaaaaagAAACAGTCTTTCACAAAATGTCATAGTAAATATGTgacatataaatagaataataataaattaaaaattaataagagtGGACAATAGCTCGATTATTTCTCAATC
This Nymphalis io chromosome 21, ilAglIoxx1.1, whole genome shotgun sequence DNA region includes the following protein-coding sequences:
- the LOC126776957 gene encoding GDP-D-glucose phosphorylase 1, encoding MIQIYDSKSHQVIEDGVCQFLPLLKLKWNDIHLKTNVFRYKIMNLQERLVNEKYLLQLNPNRQSKRRYPEEINDICQPFDEKRFNFTKVSKEEILFTFKENGEEDNHAVLVNVSPISKYHSLLCPSIYKCLPQVITKESLKLVIDLMLLAQDRNLRIGFNSLCGFASVNHLHYHLFIEKQNLPVENEKCIKIKGPLFKFDDSYPVTAFCFEVYHGCENIDEIFILLNHLLRKSIAHNIMITRGDPIEASCDVIRVVVWPRKSSLGAKLLLAFNVAVCELSGWFPIYNTEDFKNLQEENLENELRKWRIDNFDELCEELKLLY